One window of Aspergillus oryzae RIB40 DNA, chromosome 3 genomic DNA carries:
- a CDS encoding uncharacterized protein (predicted protein), with protein sequence MHRMYMRHLQARLIQTAITLHFDHGNARPKEEIQTLESTLRKYVQAVQDHEYMARYAGQRNDPFIASSERIHDNYLLMREMTRYGKTASDMEAFKEGAIPTGPWETGEGGAQPIGATRTETLKRGLWSRIAGALVGGAFLVGPMWLLALKQELYLQLGVTTGCVSVFGLLMAWYLSSLEAVFAASVTYAAVLMVFIGVMIQEKGGK encoded by the exons ATGCATCGAATGTACATGAGACACCTCCAGGCCAGGTTGATCCAAACCGCTATCACGCTTCATTTCGACCACGGAAACGCGAGACCAAAGGAAGAAATCCAAACCCTGGAGTCCACTCTTAGGAAGTACG TTCAGGCTGTCCAAGACCATGAATACATGGCGAGGTATGCTGGGCAACGCAACGATCCGTTCATTGCGTCAAGTGAGCGAATTCACGACAACTACCTGCTGATGAGGGAAATGACCAGGTACGGAAAAACTGCCAGCGACATGGAAGCGTTCAAAGAAGGGGCAATCCCAACTGGACCATGGGAGACTGGCGAAGGCGGAGCGCAACCTATCGGTGCCACTCGGACTGAGACCTTGAAGAGAGGACTCTGGTCGCGGATTGCTGGGGCCTTGGTTGGTGGCGCTTTCTTAGTCGGTCCCATGTGGTTGCTTGCACTCAAACAAGAACTGTATTTGCAACTGGGTGTAACAACGGGTTGCGTGTCAGTTTTTGGGCTTCTCATGGCGTGGTATCTGAGTAGCTTAGAGGCTGTATTCGCCGCATCTGTAACCTACGCTGCCGTCCTCATGGTATTCATCGGCGTCATGATACAGGAAAAGGGCGGGAAATGA
- the ilv3 gene encoding dihydroxy-acid dehydratase ILV3 (dihydroxy-acid dehydratase), translating into MLLSQTRGRMPSALRSLSRRSAVNVRPLSTTLPKQKASSSEDDNALNKVSRHVTQPISQGASQAMLYATGLTEEDMNKAQVGISSVWYSGNPCNMHLLDLNHRVKQGVEQAGLIGMQFNTVGVSDAISMGTKGMRYSLQSRDLIADSIETVMGGQWYDANISIPGCDKNMPGVLMAMGRVNRPSIMLYGGTIKPGCAATQNNAEIDIVSAFQAYGQFLSGDITEPQRFDIIRNACPGGGACGGMYTANTMATAIETIGMTLPGSSSNPAESRAKDLECLAVGGAIKKLLKEDIRPRDIMTRQAFENAMVVVNITGGSTNAVLHLIAIADSVGIKLDIEDFQSVSDRIPFLADLKPSGKYVMADMHKIGGTPALLKFLLKEGLIDGSGMTVTGETLAKNLEKVPDFPEDQKIIRPLSNPIKETGHIQILKGSLAPGGSVGKITGKEGTSFTGKARVFDDEDDFIAALERGEIKKEDKTVVVIRYTGPKGGPGMPEMLKPSSALMGYGLGQSVALITDGRFSGGSHGFLIGHIVPEAAVGGPIGLVKDGDVIVIDAEKRVLDLEVDQETLAERRKQWEADKEAGKLPPTGLTMRGTLGKYARTVKDASHGCITDALD; encoded by the exons ATGCTTCTTTCACAAACCCGGGGGCGTATGCCCTCTGCTCTGCGGAGCCTCTCCAGGCGGTCCGCCGTCAATGT TCGTCCCCTCTCTACCACCCTCCCCAAGCAAAaggcctcttcctccgaagACGACAACGCTCTGAACAAGGTCTCCCGCCATGTCACACAGCCCATCTCGCAGGGTGCTTCCCAGGCCATGCTTTACGCTACCGGTCTCACCGAGGAGGACATGAACAAAGCTCAAGTCGGTATCTCCTCCGTTTGGTATAGCGGTAACCCCTGTAACATGCATCTGCTCGATCTCAACCACCGCGTCAAGCAAGGTGTGGAACAGGCAGGCTTGATCGGCATGCAGTTCAACACCGTCGGTGTCAGTGATGCAATCAGTATGGGTACGAAGGGTATGCGATATTCTCTTCAGAGTCGTGATCTGATTGCCGACTCTATCGAGACTGTTATGGGTGGTCAGTGGTACGATGCCAACATCAGTATCCCGGGTTGCGACAAAAACATGCCCGGTGTGTTGATGGCCATGGGCAGAGTCAACCGGCCGAGCATTATGTTGTACGGAGGCACCATCAAGCCCGGTTGTGCCGCTACCCAAAACAATGCCGAGATTGACATCGTCTCCGCATTCCAGGCCTACGGGCAGTTCCTGAGCGGCGACATTACCGAGCCTCAGCGATTTGATATTATCCGTAACGCTTGCCCAGGAGGCGGTGCCTGCGGTGGTATGTACACGGCCAACACCATGGCCACCGCCATTGAGACCATTGGTATGACCCTCcctggctcttcttccaacCCCGCCGAGTCCCGCGCCAAGGACCTTGAGTGTCTGGCTGTTGGTGGGGcgatcaagaagcttctgAAGGAGGACATCCGCCCTAGGGATATTATGACCCGCCAAGCTTTCGAAAACGCCATGGTTGTGGTGAACATCACCGGTGGCTCGACCAACGCTGTGCTGCACTTGATTGCCATCGCTGATTCGGTCGGCATCAAGCTGGATATTGAGGACTTCCAGTCCGTCTCCGACCGTAttcctttcttggctgatCTGAAGCCATCGGGCAAGTACGTCATGGCCGACATGCACAAGATCGGAGGTACCCCCGCACTGCTCAAGTTCCTGCTCAAGGAAggcctcatcgatggttCCGGCATGACTGTCACCGGTGAGACTCTAGCCAAGAACCTCGAGAAGGTTCCCGATTTCCCCGAAGATCAGAAGATCATCCGCCCTCTGTCCAACCCCATCAAGGAGACTGGCCATATCCAGATTCTGAAGGGATCCCTGGCTCCGGGTGGCAGTGTTGGTAAGATCACTGGCAAGGAGGGTACTTCTTTCACTGGTAAGGCACGTGTcttcgatgatgaggatgatttcaTCGCTGCTCTGGAGCGTGGTGAGATCAAAAAGGAGGACAAGACTGTTGTGGTTATCCGCTACACCGGGCCCAAGGGGGGTCCTGGTATGCCCG AAATGTTGAAGCCCTCTTCTGCCCTTATGGGCTATGGTCTCGGACAGTCGGTTGCCCTCATCACCGATGGACGTTTCTCCGGCGGCTCTCATGGCTTCCTGATCGGACACATTGTCCCTGAGGCTGCTGTTGGTGGACCTATTGGTCTCGTCAAGGATGGTGATGTCATCGTCATTGATGCTGAGAAGCGCGTTCTCGACCTTGAGGTTGACCAGGAGACTCTCGCCGAGAGACGCAAGCAGTGGGAAGCCGATAAGGAGGCCGGCAAGCTGCCTCCCACCGGTCTGACTATGAGAGGAACCCTCGGCAAGTACGCTAG GACCGTCAAGGATGCCAGCCACGGCTGTATCACCGATGCTCTTGATTAA
- a CDS encoding putative protein kinase (serine/threonine protein kinase) encodes MKQVTEDNPSQFQSNQIQGTINGVKFAPSSGLTQTLRPEGLFLTKFSLVNLEFNPRDLLGSGYPPSSSDNCALGPLCAATAVPFRSALFAKQPILLHEASATTASGNNGISSVSSVSSGVEGICSPVSLNGEFSPNIKDEMIHQFHPGAPQPLPSLQIRTDLPRTAQLSPSKESDPFMHHSISSSSLPRRTSSLRGFLERPSSGGGSLSPASLLSSPQLMAMGDITPLPSPISGVSPWKISRRNSQSLSRTPSLLSRNGSSLSLRLSDSSQVLGPSECRSRSKQRGMAEMLGADKHSETPSKPRPDGAPKHARNRSLSEYVPPTKAIPIKPRPIAVSGSGVSQGIFSSSSTDSKSNNLHREQHLAVHRGIAIPAIRPPTPPRSSRSTSDGDVEPVILSPQSMDGSDEIYSVRSIRSQQPRKYRKLRELGQGTFSQVCLAVRMELQDDMDTGYSSSLQGVNAATQKLVAVKVIEHGPAGGADEERLEVSLKREVDILKSVNHPSLVQLKAFGSDEKRALLVLDYCPGGDLFDVATSGPRPMSPELIRRIFSELVAAVRYLHANFIVHRDIKLENVLVTLPPAAMEEITDWRTYDRAVVTLTDLGLSRRIPQPPESPLLQTRCGSEDYAAPEILMGQPYDGRSTDGWALGVLLYAMMENRLPFDALPGTRGDPAKLRARTPHRIARCEWSWYRYADNDGEWDPQKGKDLEGARECVEGLLKRNTKRKSLDEIASLEWVAKAIDVPGGLKRGDKEVP; translated from the exons ATGAAGCAAGTAACCGAGGATAACCCATCACAATTTCAGAGCAATCAGATTCAGGGTACAATCAACGGAGTTAAATTTGCCCCCTCAAGTGGACTAACGCAGACGCTAAG GCCTGAAGGCCTTTTTTTAACCAAGTTCAGCTTGGTCAACTTAGAGTTTAACCCGAGGGACCTTTTAGGTAGCGGTTACCCGCCTAGTTCGAGTGACAACTGTGCTTTGGGTCCACTTTGCGCCGCGACAGCAGTGCCCTTCCG GTCAGCATTGTTTGCTAAACAGCCTATTCTGTTACACGAAGCCTCTGCTACAACGGCTTCGGGTAACAATGGAATttcttcggtgtcttcgGTGAGCTCTGGAGTAGAGGGCATCTGCTCTCCAGTATCCTTGAATGGAGAATTCTCACCGAATATAAAGGATGAAATGATTCACCAATTTCACCCCGGGGCTCCACAGCCCCTTCCGTCGCTTCAGATACGAACGGATCTGCCGCGCACAGCGCAACTGAGCCCGTCGAAAGAATCTGACCCATTCATGCATCACAGCATCTCGTCGAGCAGCCTTCCTCGAAGAACATCGAGTTTGCGTGGGTTTCTCGAAAGGCCCTCTTCCGGAGGAGGTTCCCTGTCCCCAGCGTCGTTATTGTCGTCGCCACAGCTCATGGCCATGGGAGACATCACTCCCTTGCCTTCGCCCATCAGTGGCGTCTCGCCATGGAAAATATCGCGTCGCAATTCACAGTCCTTGTCTCGGACCCCGTCACTTCTTTCGCGGAACGGCTCGAGCCTGAGCTTGCGCTTGAGTGACTCATCTCAAGTACTGGGGCCCTCGGAATGTCGATCGCGAAGCAAGCAACGTGGCATGGCGGAGATGTTAGGTGCTGACAAGCATTCAGAGACACCCAGCAAGCCGCGCCCTGATGGAGCTCCGAAGCATGCTCGTAATCGTAGCCTTAGTGAGTATGTCCCTCCGACGAAGGCCATTCCAATCAAGCCGCGTCCAATCGCAGTTTCGGGATCGGGTGTGTCTCAAGGCATCTTCTCATCGTCGAGTACCGACTCAAAGTCCAACAACCTACACCGGGAACAGCACCTAGCGGTTCATCGCGGCATCGCGATCCCCGCAATCCGTCCTCCAACACCGCCAAGGAGTAGTCGCAGTACATCTGATGGTGATGTGGAGCCCGTCATTCTCAGCCCACAATCCATGGATGGCTCGGATGAGATATATTCGGTACGTTCCATTCGGTCCCAGCAGCCGCGCAAATATCGCAAACTGCGCGAGCTCGGACAGGGCACATTTAGCCAAGTATGTCTAGCAGTACGCATGGAACTGCAGGATGATATGGACACGGGTTACAGTTCGAGCCTCCAAGGGGTGAATGCCGCTACGCAAAAGCTCGTCGCTGTGAAGGTCATTGAGCATGGCCCAGCGGGTGGAGCTGATGAGGAACGATTGGAGGTCTCGCTGAAGCGGGAAGTAGACATTCTGAAGTCGGTCAACCATCCATCACTTGTGCAACTAAAGGCGTTCGGAAGCGACGAAAAGCGCGCtcttttggtcttggattACTGCCCAGGAGGTGACCTGTTTGACGTCGCAACCTCTGGACCGAGGCCCATGAGCCCAGAACTCATTCGACGGATCTTCTCTGAGTTAGTGGCCGCCGTGCGTTACCTACACGCCAACTTCATAGTCCATCGGGACATCAAACTTGAGA ATGTCCTAGTCACTCTGCCCCCCGCTGCTATGGAGGAGATAACTGATTGGCGTACATACGATCGCGCGGTAGTCACTCTTACGGACTTGGGTCTATCTAGACGGATTCCGCAACCTCCGGAGAGCCCGCTCCTCCAAACCCGATGTGGAAGCGAGGATTATGCAGCCCCGGAAATTCTAATGGGACAGCCCTATGACGGGCGGTCCACCGATGGTTGGGCCCTGGGCGTCTTGCTCTACGCGATGATGGAAAATCGACTACCGTTTGATGCTTTGCCGGGTACTCGAGGCGACCCGGCGAAACTCCGTGCTCGTACCCCACACCGCATTGCGCGATGTGAGTGGTCATGGTATCGGTATGCGGACAATGATGGTGAATGGGATCCCCAGAAGGGGAAAGATCTAGAGGGGGCCCGCGAGTGCGTCGAAGGGCTTCTAAAGCGGAACACTAAACGCAAAAGCTTGGATGAGATTGCATCCCTTGAATGGGTTGCGAAAGCGATTGATGTACCGGGTGGGTTGAAGAGAGGTGACAAAGAGGTACCGTAG
- a CDS encoding cytochrome P450 (cytochrome P450 CYP3/CYP5/CYP6/CYP9 subfamilies): protein MALAAEYFSHALSQPYGSSFWVAVAASLVFICYITCDTVYNLCLSPLSSFPGPRLWAVSNIPRQLSILGGRSHLKMLALHHRYGPVVRVGPSELSFNSPQGFRDIYGFRRGQPQFQKDPKMYGSPLTGISNSIGGHVDSDTHSRHRRLLSHSFSERSLREQEGIVVYYVDLFIQRLRERTSVNKIHRAEEDLKSWFNFTTFDIIGDLMFAETFDCLKDSQLHPWIALMFNNVKGIAFLGVLNEYSLFRKMQGALLPKALKQKMLENHKLCAQKADRRLQKGASRPDFVSMQTQSCKHMGPLLFFFFMAANTDSITIAGSETTASLLSGCLFYLCKHKYIMDQLNKEIRTTFSKDEEITSSKCFNLSYLNAVLKESLRLYPPVAASLLRLVPKGGCTIDGHFVPEDVTVSTHHYASYRDAANFTFPEQFIPERWLGTDNRFDSDRKDVVQPFSLGPRDCLGKNLAHMEMRLILSKLLFNFDIHLTPESENWGQQKMFIVWDKPALMVRLTDRFA from the exons ATGGCCCTTGCAGCTGAGTACTTTTCACACGCCTTAAGCCAACCTTAcggcagcagcttctgggtggctgtggctgcatCCTTGGTG TTTATATGTTACATAACATGCGATACTGTCTATAACTTATGCCTTTCTCCATTGTCATCTTTCCCTGGACCTAGACTCTGGGCTGTGTCCAATATTCCTCGTCAGCTAAGCATCTTGGGAGGCCGTAGCCATTTGAAAATGCTGGCCCTTCATCATCGCTACGGCCCTGTTGTGCGAGTTGGTCCCAGTGAGCTCTCGTTCAACAGCCCCCAAGGCTTTCGAGACATTTATGGGTTCCGTCGTGGACAACCACAGTTTCAAAAGGATCCTAAGATGTATGGCTCGCCGTTGACCGGAATTAGTAACAGCATTGGCGGGCATGTCGATAGCGACACTCACTCCAGACACAGGCGATTGCtatcccattccttctccgaGCGGAGTCTACGTGAACAAGAAGGGATAGTCGTATATTACGTCGATCTTTTTATTCAACGACTGAGAGAGAGAACTAGTGTCAATAAGATACATAGAGCAGAAGAGGATCTCAAAAGCTGGTTCAATTTCACCACCTTTGATATTATCGGTGATCTTATGTTCGCAGAGACCTTCGACTGTCTCAAGGACAGTCAACTGCATCCGTGGATCGCTCTCATGTTCAACAACGTGAAGGGTATCGCGTTTCTTGGAGTATTGAACGAATATTCACTGTTTAGGAAAATGCAAGGGGCTCTCTTACCAAAAGCTCTGAAACAGAAAATGCTGGAGAACCATAAGCTTTGTGCCCAAAAAGCAGACCGCCGGCTTCAGAAAGGAGCCTCTCGCCCAGACTTTGT ATCCATGCAAACTCAATCTTGTAAGCACATGGGTCCATTgctattcttctttttcatggCAGCTAACACAGACAGTATTACCATCGCAGGGAGCGAGACCACGGCGTCGCTACTATCTGGATGTCTCTTCTATCTGTGTAAACATAAGTATATCATGGACCAActcaacaaagaaatccGGACCACATTCTCTAAGGACGAGGAAATCACGTCGTCTAAATGCTTCAACCTTAGTTACCTCAACGCAGTCCTTAAAGAATCACTCCGTCTGTATCCACCAGTGGCGGCAAGCCTTCTACGACTAGTCCCTAAGGGTGGATGTACAATTGACGGCCACTTCGTTCCAGAAGAT GTAACCGTTTCCACTCACCATTATGCATCATACCGTGATGCAGCGAACTTCACGTTCCCAGAGCAATTCATTCCCGAGCGATGGCTGGGAACCGACAATAGGTTTGACTCTGACAGAAAAGATGTGGTGCAGCCATTTAGTTTGGGCCCCAGAGACTGCTTGGGAAAAAA CTTGGCACACATGGAGATGCGTTTGATATTGTCTAAATTGCTGTTCAATTTCGACATACACCTCACTCCCGAGAGTGAGAATTGGGGTCAGCAGAAGATGTTTATCGTATGGGATAAACCGGCACTGATGGTTAGATTGACTGACAGATTTGCATGA
- a CDS encoding uncharacterized protein (predicted protein) yields the protein MSVTSTATTTAASATSTCHQKLYEIPVKDAACAMPMQGNNSAIMSSCCSSASVVSYSDCDYYCLAQGQNVGDLAECLLKASEPGEVWCNTNANATATGSVPTTGAGTIVATASATGSSATGTKSSTGGTSTSTTNAAGAKKSVGVLALLLRVYILNP from the exons ATGTCAGTTACATCAACCgcaaccaccaccgccgcctccGCAACCTCCACCTGCCACCAAAAACTCTACGAGATCCCCGTCAAAGATGCCGCCTGCGCAATGCCGATGCAGGGCAACAACTCTGCAATCATGAGCAGCTGCtgctcctccgcctccgtcGTCTCCTACAGCGACTGTGACTACTACTGTCTGGCCCAGGGCCAGAACGTCGGCGATCTGGCCGAATGTCTCCTCAAAGCATCCGAGCCTGGAGAGGTATGGTGCAACACCAACGCCAACGCGACGGCTACCGGTAGCGTTCCTACAACTGGCGCTGGCACTATTGTCGCTACTGCCTCTGCAACTGGCTCGAGTGCGACTGGGACCAAGAGTTCTACTGGTGGGACCTCGACTTCTACTACCAATGCTGCTggggcgaagaagtcggtTGGAGTGCTTGCGCTCTTGCT AAGAGTATATATCTTGAATCCTTGA
- a CDS encoding uncharacterized protein (predicted protein), protein MCAFLSFFKQNAFHVHLSDNLYNNVDQYSAQQSMDLYAAFRLWSDDPALAGLNKRANESYTKEQFDNIQQQCARRGVTIIPEIEAPGHALVISQWRPELALDDLSMLNITHPNTIPTIKSIWKTFLPWFHSKTVHIGADEYDKDLVADYTSFVNTMQDYIFKESGKSMRIWGTFIPSQGANVSTDVSIQHWEFFEDNPYFDYIQNGYNVLNSDDAFYIVGKWSGSYPSTLNKTRVFHGNPAGGAYAPNIFDTKNSTNNPPRNDPHVLGHIAALWNDYGPNSTTVLETYYSWRDTLPALADKQWGGSILEDEYDAIFDKIHAAIPGQNLDRQVKSHTDTILHYKFDKDTETVIDHSGNGYDGIIRGCHVQNSTLVLSNGCYVDTPLGSKGRDYTLSFWVNPASQTPGTLFTGPDSTLLSGNGSISNVTLISGGNPYSLNYSLPLDTWTQVNLIGKGNQTLLRVSDSGAESTSMEFLARLGINGESQVWAPIGIEAPLARIGEGFNGMMREVVLRGSAD, encoded by the coding sequence ATGTGCGCGTTTCTGTCCTTTTTCAAACAGAATGCATTTCACGTGCATCTGAGTGATAATCTCTACAACAACGTAGACCAGTATTCTGCTCAGCAGTCGATGGATCTATATGCAGCATTCCGCCTATGGTCGGATGATCCTGCACTAGCTGGGCTCAATAAACGCGCCAATGAATCATATACCAAGGAACAATTTGACAACATCCAACAGCAGTGTGCCCGACGAGGTGTCACCATTATCCCCGAAATCGAAGCACCAGGTCATGCGCTGGTCATCTCCCAGTGGCGCCCTGAGCTGGCCCTGGACGATCTCAGCATGCTCAACATTACTCACCCAAACACCATTCCTACTATAAAGTCCATTTGGAAGACATTCTTGCCCTGGTTCCACAGCAAAACCGTTCACATCGGAGCAGACGAATATGACAAAGACCTTGTGGCCGACTATACATCGTTCGTTAATACGATGCAGGACTATATCTTCAAAGAATCAGGCAAGAGCATGAGAATCTGGGGTACCTTCATCCCATCGCAGGGTGCCAATGTGTCCACAGATGTCTCCATTCAGCATTGGGAGTTCTTCGAGGATAATCCTTACTTCGACTACATTCAGAATGGCTATAATGTGCTCAATTCGGATGATGCGTTCTACATTGTAGGCAAGTGGTCCGGTAGCTACCCATCCACGCTGAACAAGACCCGTGTGTTCCATGGCAATCCCGCCGGCGGGGCTTATGCTCCCAACATCTTCGACACCAAGAATTCCACCAACAATCCTCCTCGAAATGACCCTCACGTCCTCGGTCACATCGCGGCTCTGTGGAATGATTATGGTCCAAACTCCACTACAGTCCTTGAGACGTATTATTCGTGGAGAGACACACTTCCAGCCTTGGCCGACAAACAATGGGGCGGGAGCATTCTAGAGGACGAATATGATGCAATATTTGACAAGATTCACGCCGCAATCCCTGGACAGAACTTAGATCGCCAAGTAAAAAGTCACACCGATACCATATTACATTATAAATTCGACAAAGACACCGAGACCGTCATTGACCATTCTGGAAACGGCTACGATGGAATTATACGAGGATGCCACGTCCAAAACTCTACGCTCGTCCTTTCCAACGGCTGCTACGTGGACACCCCACTAGGTAGCAAAGGAAGAGACTACACTCTATCATTCTGGGTGAACCCCGCCTCACAGACCCCGGGCACCCTCTTCACCGGACCCGACTCGACCCTTCTCAGCGGAAATGGGTCGATTAGCAATGTGACTTTAATAAGCGGTGGTAATCCATACTCACTAAACTACAGTCTTCCACTGGATACGTGGACGCAAGTGAATTTGATTGGAAAGGGCAATCAAACCCTGCTCAGAGTTTCTGATTCGGGTGCAGAGTCTACCAGTATGGAGTTTCTTGCACGCTTGGGGATCAATGGCGAAAGTCAGGTTTGGGCTCCCATTGGAATTGAAGCCCCACTGGCCCGCATTGGGGAAGGCTTCAATGGGATGATGAGGGAGGTTGTTCTACGTGGGAGTGCTGACTGA
- a CDS encoding uncharacterized protein (predicted protein): protein MFWGQLTAGYSRLVTIPTIPFTETSDTYSLARLTSIVVDARYANAVDNDGATQIPPTLQQFAETFQNDLQSTLGIDIPLTSSMTAAPNSIFFTLTNETGFHDAAGRNTSEAYTLTINEDGVEIAGASPLGAWWGSRSLIQAAVVSGHTLPQGSAVDAPGWTTRGIMVCASLAELLPRVVTYFN from the exons ATGTTCTGGGGTCAACTT ACTGCAGGGTACAGCCGGCTGGTCACTATACCAACTATACCGTTCACTGAGACGAGTGATACCTATTCGCTGGCTCGACTCACCAGTATTGTGGTCGATGCGCGCTATGCCAATGCGGTAGATAATGACGGCGCAACCCAAATCCCACCGACGTTGCAACAATTCGCGGAGACTTTCCAAAATGACCTCCAGTCCACGTTAGGGATTGATATACCACTCACGTCGAGTATGACGGCCGCACCCAattcaatcttcttcacgcTCACCAATGAGACCGGATTTCATGATGCTGCCGGGAGAAATACCTCGGAAGCATACACGCTGACAATAAACGAAGATGGCGTGGAAATCGCTGGAGCCAGTCCGCTTGGTGCTTGGTGGGGATCGCGGTCATTGATTCAGGCGGCGGTCGTCAGTGGTCACACTCTTCCGCAGGGGTCTGCAGTTGATGCGCCTGGGTGGACTACTAGAGGTATCATGGTATGTGCCTCGCTGGCCGAACTACTCCCTCGCGTCGTTACATACTTTAACTGA
- a CDS encoding protein transporter TIM23 (mitochondrial import inner membrane translocase, subunit TIM23) → MSFWDSLSGRKQSKGPEFDPSTAQDATSFLSEVAIPDPTSLHPLAGLNQDTLDYITLEDSALDETPGSRSLLPSRGWSDDLCYGAGTTYLAGLTIGGAWGLAEGMKKVPATAPPKIRLNGVLNAITRRGPFLGNSAGVVAMVYNGFNSGIGYVRGKHDSANSVVAGALSGMLFKSTRGLKPMMISGGIVASIAGGWAVCGIHSFLMLEVSLTRP, encoded by the coding sequence atgTCTTTCTGGGACTCACTCAGCGGCCGCAAACAATCCAAGGGCCCCGAATTCGACCCTTCCACTGCGCAAGATGCTACGTCGTTCCTCTCGGAAGTCGCCATTCCTGATCCTACCTCTCTCCACCCCTTGGCTGGCCTGAACCAGGATACCCTCGATTATATCACCCTCGAAGACTCCGCCCTTGATGAAACACCTGGCTCGCGATCACTTTTGCCATCGCGTGGATGGTCCGATGACCTGTGTTATGGAGCCGGAACAACGTACCTTGCCGGTTTGACCATTGGAGGAGCATGGGGTCTTGCTGAAGGCATGAAGAAGGTGCCTGCGACAGCACCCCCCAAGATTCGCCTCAACGGTGTCCTGAACGCTATCACAAGGAGAGGTCCTTTCCTCGGAAACTCCGCCGGTGTAGTGGCTATGGTATATAACGGCTTTAACTCCGGAATCGGATATGTGCGAGGAAAGCATGACTCTGCCAACAGTGTCGTTGCGGGTGCCCTAAGTGGTATGCTCTTCAAGAGCACCAGGGGTCTTAAACCCATGATGATCTCTGGCGGTATTGTGGCTTCTATTGCAGGAGGCTGGGCTGTATGTGGAATCCATTCATTCCTAATGTTGGAAGTTTCGCTAACTCGACCATAG